The candidate division KSB1 bacterium genome segment GCTTGTGCTGCCGGATGCCAGCCGCAATCCCGGCGCGTTCGATTACCGCGCCTATCTCAAAGCGGCCGGTATCAACGCAATCTTCTTTGCCTCGGATTCCCTGCAATGGTGTTCGGGCAAAACGGCGCGATTTTCCGGTGATCGTCTGGTTGCCCAGGTCAAAATCTGGATGGAATCCCGGCTCGCGCACTTTGCCTCCGGACAGGAGCTGGCCCTGCTGCAGGCGTTGTTGTTGGGCAACCGCACCAGCCTGGAGGACGAGGTGATCGAGAATTTCTCGCGCACCGGTTTGATTCATGTGCTGGCCGTGTCCGGTTTGCATGTCGGTTTCATCGCGCTGATCCTGGTTGTGTTGGTGGAGCTGGTTCGCGTGCCCAGGCGCTGGCAGTGGCCGGTGCTGGTGGCGGGACTGACGTTTTATGCCGTGCTCACCGGCCTGCAACCGCCGGTGCTGCGGGCCACGGTGATGGCAGCGGTGGTGCTGCTGGGCCGCGCCTTGCAACGCTCCGTTTCGATTTACAACAGCCTGGGTATTGCGGCTGTGTTGATCCTGCTCTGGCAGCCGCTGCAGCTTTTCCAGATTGGCTTTCAGCTTTCCTTCGTCGCGGTGCTGGGGATTGTCTATCTCTACCGGCCGTTGTTGTTTCATCTTGCGAAGCTGCCGGGCAGCCGCCTTCCGGGCATGCGCCCGGCCGTGGCGTTGCTGGCTGTTTCGCTGGCGGCACAACTGGCGACTGTGCCGTTGACTGCCATGGCTTTCGGGCGTGTGCCGCTGCTGGCGATTGTGGGGAATTTACTGGTGATTCCCGCGTCGTTCGTGCTGGTGGCCGCGAGCGCCGTGGGCTGTCTGGCGGCAGTGTTCAGCGATTTTGTAGCGCTGGCTTTTGGCAGCGTGGCCCAACTCATGGCAGCGGGTCTGATCTCGTTGACCCGCTGGCTGGCGGATTTGCCCCTCGCTTATGTCGACGGTGCGGCTCTGCCCGGTCTTTTCTGGCTGGCGTATACGCTTCTCGGTGCCGCGCTGATTGAATGGCGGCGCCGGCCACGCCGCCTCCTGCTGCCACTCGGTTTGCTGACACTCAATTGCTGCGTCTGGCTCGCGGCCCTCGCCACGGCGCCCAGGCTGCGGATAACCTTCTTCGACGTCGGCCAGGGTGATGCCATATTGCTCGAGTTCCCGCAGCGCAGGGAGATGTTGATCGATGCCGGCCCGGCGAATGAATTCACCACCGCGGCGGAAAACGCGCTGTTACCCTATTTGCGCCGCCGGGGCATCCGTCGCTTGGAAGCGGTGCTCATCACCCACCCTCATGCCGATCATCTCGGCGGTCTGCCGTCATTGTTGCGCGCATGTGCCATTGAATCCGTTTACTTTTGCGGCCGCGAAGCCGATTCCGATCTCGAACAGGCTTGCGAACGCCTGCTGGATAGTTTGCGGATCACGCAACGCCTCTTGCGCGCGGGGGATCGCCTCTCCGGCTTCCCGGGCGCGCAGCTCACGGTACTCCATACCGGTGCCCTGCTCGACGCCGTGCCGTCGCTCAATGACGCCTCCATCGTGCTCAAAGTGTTATTCGGCGAGGTCAGTTTGCTTTTCCCCGGCGATGCCGAAGGCTGGAGTGAAAGCCGCCTGCTGCAGCATGCACCGGCACTGGCCAGTGATTTGTTGAAAGTGGGACATCACGGCAGCCGCACCTCCAGCACGCCGGCATTTCTCGCCGCGGTGTCCCCCCGCTGGGCCGTCATCTCAGCGGGCCGGCGCAATACCTTCGGCCATCCCGACTCGTTGATTCTGGCGCGCTGCGACTCGCTCGGCATTGCGTGGTTGCGCACTGATCAATCCGGTGCAATCGTTTTTGAAAGCGATGGCCGGGAATTGTGGCGTGTGCGGTAAGATTGCAGTTTCTCCCTGAAATCGGGCGCGCGCGAAAGGCTGAAAAGAAAAACGCCGTCCGGCGTGAGCCGAACGGCGTTTTATCACGGAGAAGGGGAGGTCAGCTACCTTTACGATTTGCTCCAGCGAGCGGCGAAGAAACCGCGCTGGCCCTGGTTGTTGCCGAGCAGGAAGTGGCCTTTGAGGCCGCCCGTGGCTTCGCGATTGCGGTCTAACCAGCGGCCCTCGAACCAGCCTGTCTGATTGCCGCGTGTATAGTCCCAATGACCGGCGAGCAACCCGCCGAATTCCCCTTTGTTGCTGATGTACTTGCCGAAGAACACCTTTTCGCCGTTGCGGCGCTCGCCCCAAATGCCGCGCAAGGTGCCCGCGTTCCCGCCCTCGCTGCTGATCCAGCGGCCGCTGAACTCACCACCCTGGCGGTTTGTCTTCACCCAGCGGCCTTCGAGAAAGCCGCCGGCAAAAGGCCGCACTTCCCGGCTGCGACTCACGATGGAAACCTCGTGGCCCGTGGCATCGACTGCCTCGACGAGGTCCAGTGAATTCAGATCGGAATAGGGGAAAGTGCGGGAATAACTGCCGAGCGTGATGGTCAGCTCGCCGGCAGTGGCAGCCGTGTCCTTGTCTACAATCATCAACATCAAACCGTCAAAATGCTGCTGAGTCGTCGAGGTAAAGGCAATCTCTTTGCGGCTGCTGCGCGGGCGTTGAATGTAATCGCCGGGCTCAAAGGCAATTTTCCTCAGGGCTGCCAGTGTGCCGCGCGTGATGTGGATCGAACCGCTCCAATCCACTCTCTCGGTGGCGGTGGAGTCGAATTCCAGCAAACCCCATTTCACGCGGAGGAAGTAGGCCTTCACTCCGTTTTGGGTGGCGGCCAAGCCCAGGGACTCGACAGCCAGCGGGTCTCCGGTCTCGGCATCTTCCACTGCCTCCGCTATGACGTCTTCGTCGTTGAACATTGGCGCTTCATCACTGGTGGTGAATCCGCCGAAGTCTTTTTCCAGGCTCAGTTCGGTACTGGAATCAGCTTCTGTAACTGCTTCAACTGGTTGCTGTTGATTGCATGCGGTCAGGAGCATGCCAGCGGTGGCCAGCAAAGCCGACCATTGCAGAATGCGTTTCATGGTGATACCTCTTGGTTTGATAATGCTTGGTAGCAACTGGTTGTGGTTGCGTTGTGCCACCAGACAAGGCAAGGCCAATGCCGTAAAAATCCTGGTCTACAGCAGTGGCCATAAGGTTTTATAAATCAGTGTAGTAGTTTATTCGAAGTCGACATGACATGTATGAAAATGTACCTTCAAGTCCAATTCATTCACTTCTATGTCCTATTGCGTTCACTTTATAAAAAATAATAAAATTTTTACTAAATAATGACTACATAATAGTTTTTTATTTAATAAAATTGTTGACAAATTTTCAAAATTATCTTATAATCGCGCGCGCCAATGGGAGGGCAACTTCCTCTTGAATATCTCACCGCACACACGCCACAGGAATGCTCACCTTCCAGGCCTCTGCAAGTTGAAAAAGAAAACGCCGTGTTCATGGCGATGAACACGGCGTGGACACAATCAAGCCGGCAAAACCAGCTCGAAAGGTCGGCACACAAAGATAGCTGATTTTGCCGGAAAATCCAACCACCAATCGTGGCCCGGCCACAGAAAGGCAAAATCATGCGAATGGAAGACTGGATCGAGGGGCCTGTCCTGCGCATCATCGCCGGTGACACCTTCGAGATGCAAGTCACGCTCGCGGGCGCGGGGAATGATTATCCCTACAATCCCATTGAAGTGATCCGTCTGGAGCAAAGCGCGCCGCCACCCGACACGGAAGCCGGCGAAGAGGCAAGGCGTCAACTCACCGATCAGCTCTCCGGCAAAATCGTGCGGTGTTACGTCAAAGCACGCGCGCCGGAAGGTCATCTCTATTGCGAGGTCATTGTGCGTGAATAGAAACGGTGTCTGTCCGCAAACCCAAACCGGTGCTGGTGCTCCTGCAACACTTGGCCGTTGTATTTTTATCCCGGCCTTCGCCTGCGGCGCGCTGTCGGGCATCTTTCGGCTTGGTCGGGGCAGGGGCGGCGCGGTGCGGACGTTGTAATTCATCGGGCCCCCGGGCTCACCGCCGCCCGGGGGCCTCACCTTCAATTGCGGGGATTCTTCATGTCTGCCTTCCCCCACTATCCACTGGAAGCAGTCGCGCAAGTCTTCGTTGGGCTGGCGCGCCACGGTAATGTGCTCAGCTCGCAGAAATACGGCCTGCAGATGAGCCTGATCGGCATGAAAGCCATCGGTGAATCGGGGGTGGATTGGGAGGCCATCGAGACGGTGAGTCTCGCGCCCGGGGTCGATGCGGCCTCGTCGCAGGTTGCCGCCGGTGATGTGCTGCTCACCTGTCGCGGCACGGCGGTGCGCGTGGCGCTGCTGCCCGAGCGTGCTGCAGGCATGATCATCGATTCCAATCTCATTGCCATCCGTTGCGGCCCGCAATTGCTGCCCGAGCTGTTGGTCGCTTTCCTCCGGCATCCCGCCGGCCGTGAGCTCCTGGAACGCGCCTCGCAATCCACCACCCGCCAGAAGAATCTCACGCTCAAGGCTGTGCGCCGCATCATGCTGCCGGTACCTCCCCCAGGCAGGCAGGAACAATTGGTGAAGCTGCTGCGTGCCGCCGAGCGACACCATCACCTGGCACTGGCCGCCGCCACGCAGCGACTGGCGCTGGCGCACAATCTGGTGGTGCATACGCTGCTGGAAAATGGAGGGTGACATGAGGCCGGAGCCTGTGACCCTGGACGAGTTGAGTGCCCATTTTGCCGAAGCCCTCAAGCTGGTGAGTGCCGTCACCGACCCGCTGCCGTTGCGCAATCATCTTCTGGCAGTCATTCTGTTGAAGCGTCTTCACGATCAGTTCCAGGACCGCTATGATTCGCTCATCGCACGCGAGCGCAGCCAGGGCAGCTCGGAAGCCGAGGCGGTTGCGGTTGCGGAGGATCCCGATGAGCATCCCATCTTTGTGCCGCGCGAAGCGCGCTGGCCGGTCTTGCTCGGCACCCCGGGGCACAGTCTGGCGGCTCTGGCGCGTGCCTGCGCCGCGCTGGCGGCCCGCAATCCCGGCGCCCTGGCCGGCGTGCTCGACCGTCTCTCATTCGAGACGCTCGACACCGGGCTAGGGGCGGCGGCTGCCGATGAGCTGTGGCACCGGCTGTTGCATCATCTCAGCAAAATTTCGCTTGCCGATCAAAATCTTTTGACCGATGAAGTCTTTGCCGGGGCTATCGACCGTCTGCTGGAAGACTTCATCCAGAAGGCCGGCCGCAAAGCCGGCGATTTTGCCAGTCCGCACAGCGTGATGCAGCTCCTGGCAGAATTACTGCAGCCGGCAGACGGCATGCGCCTGTGCGATCCGGTGTGCGGCGCGGCGCGCGGCCTGCTGGCCTGTCGCGCGTATGTAGCGCGCGCCGGCGGCCAGCTCCAAAACCTCTCACTGCATGGCGAAGAACTCGATCCGGAAACGTGGGTGCTTGGCCGCTTGAATCTGCTGCTGCATGGGGTCACCGATTTTCAACTCGAGCTGGGCGACACCCTCAGCCGTCCGCTGCTTGCTGCCGACGGCAGTCTGCTAACCTGCGACCGTCTCATCGCTCACCCGCCGTTTTCCATTGCCAACTGGCCGCGTCACATCGCGAGCAATGATCCCTGGCAGCGCTTTCAGGCCGGCGTGCCACCGGAAAAACGCGGTGACCTCGCTTTCGCGCAACATGCGCTTGCGGCGCTCACGCCCACCGGCCGCGCGGCCCTCATCATGCCGCACGGCGTGCTCTTTCGCGCCGGCCTCGAACAGAACATCCGCCGGGGGTGGTTGCAACCGGACTGCGATGTGATCGAAGCGGTCATCGGCCTGCCCAGTGGCCTGGGTTATGGTGCCAGCCTGGCCTTTGCCATCCTCCTGCTGCGGCCCAACAAACCCCAAGCCCGCCGCGGCCGGGTATTGTTCATCGACGCAACCGCACACCTCGAACCGGAGAGCCCGGAGCAGGGCTTGCAGGATACCGACATTTTGAAAATCGTGGCCACATACCGCACCTTTGGCGAGGCGGCCCAAATGCCGGCGGCGCTCGAGGAAATCATTGCCGAGTGGCTGCGGCATTGTGATACGGCACACCACGCGGCCCGCAACCGCTGGCCGGAAGGGAGCCGCGCCCGGGAGAAGATCGATGCCCAATTTCATCTGCGCCGCCAGGCCCTGCAACAGGCCGCCGAACGCGCCCGCCTCTGGCTGGCCCACAACCCCGCCCTCGCCGGTTTCGCGGCCACCGCCACGCTGGCGGACATCGAGACTGCTCATCATTGCAATCTCAATTTCACCCGCTACGTCAGTGGCCGGCGTTATCAACCAGCCTTTGATTTCACAACCGAGTGGCAGGCTTTGCGTGAGCTGGAGGCACAACGCAATCAGGCGGAGGGCGATATGGATCGTCTGCTGGCGGAGTGGGGATCGGACAGGGCGTGAGATAAAAACGGTTCTGCGTTGATTTGTGTGTGAGTAAATCGTAACGCGGCCCCAAACAAATTTTCTGGCGGGGTCGCGTTGATTTTTATCGGCCGCAAGCTGTACAAATCGGTGTCGCCAAAATCTCGGCGGCAAATGGTGTTTTCCGGGTAATTGCCATGCCGCGCGCTTCAGGCCTTATGAGGGAGACGAACTTTCGTAGCAGTGCCTTCAGAAACCGACCTGGAAGGGTCTGCGACAAAAGCTATTCCCATGATAAACGCAAAGTCGCCAGGAGCCCCGCAAGGTTTTCCCTTGCGGCTTGGCGACTCCGCCTTTTTGCGTTGCGAAAAGAAAACAGTAACGATGCAGTTCCCTGTTTGACCTTGCCACGGCTTGGTCGAGGCATCCCTGCCGGGAACATCTGCAGGATCGCAGGATAAAGCCACGGTCAAACCGTGACGGAACGGTTATGCTTTGCGAAACCACTGCGGCTGCGCGCCCTTGCGTGTTTTTGAATTTTTATCACTGCGAAAAGTTGGCAGCATTGAACCTCTTGTCTGCCGGCAGGGAGCAAATGCGGGCTGCGGCATTTGGGGGGATACGATGCCAAGGCCAACGCCGGTCTGATGAAACGCTTTTGTGCAAAACCCGCGGCCAATATCCCGCCATTGTTTACCCACAGCAAGCAACTGAGAGCATAAAAAATCCTCCCACGAAAACGAAGTTCCTCGGAAAAACCTTTCGAGGAAGTTCCTTTTCGTGGGAGGATGAGAGGGGATGTCTTTGGCAAACAGGCGAATTTTATACTCGTTGAGGATTGCAATGTGAATCTCTGAGTATGAAGCGTCCGCCCGGCACACCAACTCAAAAACCAACCCTAAACGGCTGTGGAACGCGAGCAGAGTATTGCCCCCGGGGTGCACCTGTCCGGCAGGACGCGGCGGGCCTCAGCCGGCGGTGAGGCCCATCTTCTTTTTCAGCTCGGCCAGTGAGTCGGCGGCTTTCGCCGCAGCCGGCGTGGCCAGTGCCTGGTCGATTTGTTCATCCAGGCTGGTGCCGCCCGTCACCACCTCGCCATAGGCTTCGGCCAGAGCTTCCTCTTCGGAGACTTTGTTCTTCATGCGCTCCAGCATGTGCAGGGTGCTGGAGGAATCGACATTGGCGAGTTGCTGGTTGATTTTGCGCATCGAGGAGGCCGTGCGGGCGCGCGCCTTGAGGGTGGCCAGCTCGTTTTCATAGCGCGTGATCGTTTGTTTGAGTTTGTCGACCTTCACCTGCAGTTGCCCGGCCATTTTTTCCTGGGCCTGATAGTCTGTCAGCAGCGAGTTGGCGCGTTGTGCGGCCTCTTCCTTCCTGGTGAGGGCCTCGGTGGCGAGCTTGTCGGCCTGCGCGGCCTCCAACTCCCCGCTCTGGCCGCGTTGCAGCAGCAGCATGGCCTTGCGTTCATAGTCGGCTGCCAGGCGTTGTTGCTCTTCGGCGTCCTTTTTCATGCGGATGGCCAGCGCCTTCACCTGCGCCAGGCTGACCATCGCGGCCTGCAAATCGTTTTTCAAATCCCGAATGCCCTGCTCCGTCAGTTTGATCGGATCTTCGAGCTTGTCAATCGCGGCGTGGGCTTCCGATTGGGCGATCTTGAAAACACGTTGGAAAATGCTTGGCATATGTCCTCCAGTCAGAGTGAATGGCTGTGATCCCGGCCCGGCCTGGCAAGTTGGGTGGCGTTACTTTTTCGCGAGCTGCAGCAGTTCCGTGGCATGCTCGGCCATCGCCAGCGAGAGCGCACGGATCGAGGCTTCCAGCTCGTTGCGGTCGAGGTTTTCCAATTCCAGCGTGTCCCGAAAGAAGACGTGCCGGCCTTCCTGATCCAGCGCAAAGGCGCCATGCACCAGGGTATGGTTCATCTGCAGCAGCCGTTTGAAGAGATCGCCCGGTTGTTCGGGCACCGGCATGATCAATTGCTCCAGAATCACCAGCGGCGGCTCGCAATCGATCACCAGGTTTTTGATGCCTTCCGCCTCGTCTTCCACCACCACCAGCTCTTGCTCGCGATCCTCCCTGACGATTTTCAAATCGAGATCCAGCAAATAGCCTTTGATGCGATCCAAATGTGATGACATGCAAACCTCCTGGGTTGGAAAGTTGTCCGGCCGGCGGGTCAAACGCCGCCGGCGTGCCGCTTATCTTGACAGTCGTTTTTCAAGCTCGGCATAAGCGTGATTCAAGCCCTTGGTCAGCTCGGTGGCAAGCCGCCGCTTTTCGGGATCGCGCGCATGCAAATCCGGATGATATTTGCGCAACAGTTTTTTCCATGCCTGTCGCACGGTGGCCAGGTCGGCGCCATAGGGAACCTCCAAATTGGCATAGTAACGCGCCAGCTCGGGATCCTGCCCGCTGCGCCAGGAGGCCGGCCCCGCCGTCCGGTCGTTGCCGGCTTCATCGTGCCATTGCGCTTGCGGCGCGGCAGGGCTTTCCAAGTGGCGGTTCCAATGAGCGCGTACCAGGCGCGCAATTCGGATGAGCAGGTGCATGGCAAACCGGTTGCAATAAATATTCGAATGCCCCTGACGATAATAATCAAAAACCGACAAGTCAAGCGCGTTTGTCACGTAGTGTCTCGCTTGCGTGCAGGAGTCTGGCGCAGACCTCTTGTCCAAGACGGCCAACTTTTGGAAAGACAAACCGATGGCGGGCAAAACAATTCAAAAGCACAGACAGAAAAACGAATGGCAAAAAATAAGTGGCGGGTTTTTATCACAAACGTTCCTGGACGCTGTATTTTGCACCCGGATTGATCCCCTCTGCGAGCAACGCCGGTTTGATTGCGATGGCCAGCCACCCACGAGACGGAAAAAGCCATTTCGTGGGAGGCCATTTTCGTTGGGGGAAAAATCGTGGTGCCTTCGGCAAAGGGGCGAATTTCGCAGTTGGCGCTGCGCCACGTTTGAAAAAGAAGTTTTGCTTGACTTCGAACGGAATAACTGATGGAATTTTGCGAACACGACATTTTTTCCGGGCAACAGCAAACCGGCATGCAAAGCCGCATGGCAGGACTGCGATGACTACAGCTTCGGGCTGTGCGTGGCTGGGTGACAACGGTGTGGCGATCGGGCGCGGCAGTCACAAGGGCGGCAGCCGGTTCTGACGTCAGCTTGAAAAGCGGGCGCCGCACCGCGGTCAGGCAATCCGCCCGGGCACAGGCCGCGTTGTGTGGTCCCTGCAATTTCTGGCGTGGGGAGGCAAGAGAGCAGGCGCTGCCAGCCGAAGCTGAAGCGACGACCTCATTCCACCGGCAGACGTGCCACGCGAAAACCGATGAAACGGGAAAGTTGTTTGAGATGGGCATCGCGCGCGGTGCAGAGCAGGGCGCCGGCATCATTGAAGGCGGCGCCACCGCGGACCACCCGTTTTTCGGGTTTCTCGCTTGCTTTGGTCGCCGTCCATTCCCATACATTGCCGGCAAGATCGTGGATGCCCAACGGTGTGGCGCCCGCGGGATGGGCATCGACGGGCTGCAGCCGGCACAAATCATCCGCGAAGTTGGCATGCTCCGGCCGGGGCGATTCAAAGCCCCAGGGATAGGTGCGCTCCCCGTTGCCCGCCGCCCATTCCCACTCCTCCTCGGTCGGCAGACGAAAGACGAACTTGCCGAGCGCCGCCGTATTGGTAAGCTTGTCCGCCATGGCGGTGAGCCAGGCGCAATAGGCCTCGGCATCCTCCCAATCCACGCCCACCACCGGCAAATTGTCGCCGGCAAAATCCGGCTGTTGCCACAGACTGGGCGGCCGGTGACCGGTGGCCTGGACGAAGGCACGATAACGCTTGTTGGTGACGGGATACTTCGCGAGATGATAGAAGTACAGCGGCGCCGGTTTCTTTGCGCCCTTCAACATCAACGGCAGGCCGGGCGGCGAAAGCAGAATGTATTCGGCCTCCAGCTCCACCGGATTGTGGTAGAGCGGCGGCATGCGTGTTTCCGAAACCGCGCGCAGCGAGCGGTATTGCAGGAGTGCGTAGTTGCGCAGTGCCACGGTGAAATGCGGAAACTCGAAACGCACATTTTGCAGCAGGGCTTCGGCCTTGCAGGTGATGACCAGGGGAAAGGCAGCGGCCGCTGTTTGCGCCAGGCCATCGAGCCAGCGGCACAGACGTTCACGCTGCTCACCGGCGGGGATTTCATCCAGACCGTCGAACAGCAACAGCGCCCGTCCGCTTTTGAGCGCGCGTTGCAGGTAAACGGTTTTCAGGCTCAACCCCAATCCGGCCAGCGCCCGGCGCAGCGCTTTGGGAAACGGCAGCGAGGTATCGATGAGCTTGAGTGGCAGATAGATGGGCAGGCGCGGCTTGCGAAAGCCCAGCTTGCGATGTTCCTGCGGCGAACTGGCGCGCAGGGCCAGGGCCTGCAGAAACGTGGTCTTGCCCGAGCTGGCACCGCCGGTGATGAGCAGGCTGCGTTTTTCCACCGCCAGCAGTTGCATGATGCTTTCGAGATCGTGCGCCTCGTGCTCATCCAGGCGTTTGGCGGTGGCGGGCCAGGCTTTGAGGATGTAGAAGGAGACTTGCTGGCCATAGCCGTG includes the following:
- a CDS encoding DNA internalization-related competence protein ComEC/Rec2; this translates as MARRPVFFLALALSLGIFIQRRCDLPATFLSAAFAFSLLTAGLLFFAARSPSRNSTPWLLLACLLAGMLRLHLEERPGVGEVSSRVDDTREVWLLGTVASVPEARPNSWRFRCRALAIWTAGTVERIHGAVLAYLKTAEPPAVSETLIMRGRLVLPDASRNPGAFDYRAYLKAAGINAIFFASDSLQWCSGKTARFSGDRLVAQVKIWMESRLAHFASGQELALLQALLLGNRTSLEDEVIENFSRTGLIHVLAVSGLHVGFIALILVVLVELVRVPRRWQWPVLVAGLTFYAVLTGLQPPVLRATVMAAVVLLGRALQRSVSIYNSLGIAAVLILLWQPLQLFQIGFQLSFVAVLGIVYLYRPLLFHLAKLPGSRLPGMRPAVALLAVSLAAQLATVPLTAMAFGRVPLLAIVGNLLVIPASFVLVAASAVGCLAAVFSDFVALAFGSVAQLMAAGLISLTRWLADLPLAYVDGAALPGLFWLAYTLLGAALIEWRRRPRRLLLPLGLLTLNCCVWLAALATAPRLRITFFDVGQGDAILLEFPQRREMLIDAGPANEFTTAAENALLPYLRRRGIRRLEAVLITHPHADHLGGLPSLLRACAIESVYFCGREADSDLEQACERLLDSLRITQRLLRAGDRLSGFPGAQLTVLHTGALLDAVPSLNDASIVLKVLFGEVSLLFPGDAEGWSESRLLQHAPALASDLLKVGHHGSRTSSTPAFLAAVSPRWAVISAGRRNTFGHPDSLILARCDSLGIAWLRTDQSGAIVFESDGRELWRVR
- a CDS encoding SAM-dependent methyltransferase, with protein sequence MRPEPVTLDELSAHFAEALKLVSAVTDPLPLRNHLLAVILLKRLHDQFQDRYDSLIARERSQGSSEAEAVAVAEDPDEHPIFVPREARWPVLLGTPGHSLAALARACAALAARNPGALAGVLDRLSFETLDTGLGAAAADELWHRLLHHLSKISLADQNLLTDEVFAGAIDRLLEDFIQKAGRKAGDFASPHSVMQLLAELLQPADGMRLCDPVCGAARGLLACRAYVARAGGQLQNLSLHGEELDPETWVLGRLNLLLHGVTDFQLELGDTLSRPLLAADGSLLTCDRLIAHPPFSIANWPRHIASNDPWQRFQAGVPPEKRGDLAFAQHALAALTPTGRAALIMPHGVLFRAGLEQNIRRGWLQPDCDVIEAVIGLPSGLGYGASLAFAILLLRPNKPQARRGRVLFIDATAHLEPESPEQGLQDTDILKIVATYRTFGEAAQMPAALEEIIAEWLRHCDTAHHAARNRWPEGSRAREKIDAQFHLRRQALQQAAERARLWLAHNPALAGFAATATLADIETAHHCNLNFTRYVSGRRYQPAFDFTTEWQALRELEAQRNQAEGDMDRLLAEWGSDRA
- a CDS encoding PspA/IM30 family protein; translation: MPSIFQRVFKIAQSEAHAAIDKLEDPIKLTEQGIRDLKNDLQAAMVSLAQVKALAIRMKKDAEEQQRLAADYERKAMLLLQRGQSGELEAAQADKLATEALTRKEEAAQRANSLLTDYQAQEKMAGQLQVKVDKLKQTITRYENELATLKARARTASSMRKINQQLANVDSSSTLHMLERMKNKVSEEEALAEAYGEVVTGGTSLDEQIDQALATPAAAKAADSLAELKKKMGLTAG
- a CDS encoding YbjN domain-containing protein, with translation MSSHLDRIKGYLLDLDLKIVREDREQELVVVEDEAEGIKNLVIDCEPPLVILEQLIMPVPEQPGDLFKRLLQMNHTLVHGAFALDQEGRHVFFRDTLELENLDRNELEASIRALSLAMAEHATELLQLAKK
- a CDS encoding DnaJ domain-containing protein; the protein is MTNALDLSVFDYYRQGHSNIYCNRFAMHLLIRIARLVRAHWNRHLESPAAPQAQWHDEAGNDRTAGPASWRSGQDPELARYYANLEVPYGADLATVRQAWKKLLRKYHPDLHARDPEKRRLATELTKGLNHAYAELEKRLSR
- a CDS encoding SUMF1/EgtB/PvdO family nonheme iron enzyme, with the protein product MAAVEHYGDWLEILGSMFPEVGYTAILVFVLYLARQGWKTRDDWQIGPPWSASTQYLKKFHQEFGHLLRHGYGQQVSFYILKAWPATAKRLDEHEAHDLESIMQLLAVEKRSLLITGGASSGKTTFLQALALRASSPQEHRKLGFRKPRLPIYLPLKLIDTSLPFPKALRRALAGLGLSLKTVYLQRALKSGRALLLFDGLDEIPAGEQRERLCRWLDGLAQTAAAAFPLVITCKAEALLQNVRFEFPHFTVALRNYALLQYRSLRAVSETRMPPLYHNPVELEAEYILLSPPGLPLMLKGAKKPAPLYFYHLAKYPVTNKRYRAFVQATGHRPPSLWQQPDFAGDNLPVVGVDWEDAEAYCAWLTAMADKLTNTAALGKFVFRLPTEEEWEWAAGNGERTYPWGFESPRPEHANFADDLCRLQPVDAHPAGATPLGIHDLAGNVWEWTATKASEKPEKRVVRGGAAFNDAGALLCTARDAHLKQLSRFIGFRVARLPVE